The nucleotide window GGGTGCGGGTCGAAGCGGGTGTGGTTAAAGATCAGCTTAACGCGTGGCTCAAGCCCTACGGTTTCTTTTTCTCGCCGGAGCTCTCAACCAGCAATCGCGCGACGCTCGGCGGCATGATCAATACGGATGCCTCGGGTCAGGGGTCGCTGGTGTATGGCAAAACCTCCGATCACGTAGAGGGCCTGCGTGCGGTCCTGCTGGGCGGCGACATTCTGGATACCCGCGCCATGCCGGTGGGGCTGGCCGAACAGCTGGCCGCGACGCCAACGCCAGAAGGGCGCATTTACCGCGAAGTGATCGATCGCTGCCGGGCACAGCGCGATGTGATTCTGGAAAAGTTTCCCCGGCTGAACCGCTTCCTCACCGGTTATGATCTGCGCCACGTCTTCAGTGACGATATGCAAATCTTTGACCTGACGCGACTGCTGTGCGGCGCTGAAGGCACACTGGCCTTTATTACCGAGGCACGTCTCGATATTACGCCCATCCCGCAGGTGCGGCGGCTGGTCAATATTAAATATGACTCCTTTGATTCCGCACTGCGCAACGCGCCCTTTATGGTGGAGGCGCAGGCGCTGTCAGTGGAAACGGTCGATTCCAAAGTGCTTAACCTGGCACGCGAAGACATCGTCTGGCACTCCGTGAAAGAGCTGATTGCCGATGTGCCGGATAAAGAGATGCAGGGGCTGAATATTGTTGAGTTCGCGGGCGACAACGCTGCGCTGATCGAGCAGCAGGTCAGTGCTCTGTGCAGCCGGCTGGATGAACTGATGGCGCAGCAGCAGGGGGGCGTAATTGGCTACCAGCTGTGCAACGATTTAGCCGGAATCGAGCGTATCTATAACATGCGCAAAAAAGCGGTGGGGTTGCTGGGCAATGCCAAAGGGCGCGCCAAACCGATTCCGTTCGTTGAGGATACCGCCGTGCCGCCGGAGCAGCTGGCGGATTACATTGTCGCGTTCCGCGCGCTGCTCGACAGCCACGGACTGAGTTACGGCATGTTTGGTCATGTCGATGCCGGCGTGCTGCACGTGCGCCCGGCGCTGGATATGTGCGACCCTCAGCAGGAGATGCTGATGAAGACGCTCTCCGACGAAGTGGTGGCGCTGACTGCGCGCTACGGCGGTCTGCTGTGGGGAGAGCACGGCAAAGGTTTCCGCGCACAATACAGCCCGGACTTTTTTGGCGAAACGCTCTTCACCGAGCTGCGACGCATCAAAGCCGCGTTCGATCCGGATAACCGCATGAACCCCGGGAAAATCTGTACGCCACTGGGCAGCAATGAACCCATGATGCAGGTCGATGCGGTGAAACGGGGAACCTGGGATCGTCAGATCCCGCTCACGGTGCGTAATGACTGGCGCGGCGCGATGGAGTGTAATGGAAACGGACTGTGCTTTAACTTTGATGCCCGCAGTCCGATGTGCCCGTCGATGAAGATTACCCGTAACCGGATCCACTCACCCAAAGGGCGGGCAACCCTGACGCGCGAGTGGCTGCGGCTGCTGGCGGAGCAGGGCGTTGATCCCTCACAGCTGGAAAACGCGCTGCCGGAACAGCGCGCCAGCCTGCGGACGCTGATCAGCCGTACCCGTAATTCCTGGCATGCCAGGCAGGGCGAATACGATTTTTCTCACGAAGTGAAAGAAGCGATGTCCGGCTGTCTGGCCTGCAAAGCCTGTTCAACGCAGTGCCCGATCAAAATTGATGTACCGGATTTTCGCGCCCGCTTTTTGCAGCTCTACCACACCCGTTATCTGCGACCGGTAAGTGACCACCTGGTGGCGGCGGTGGAGAGTTATGCGCCGCTGATGGCCAGAGCGCCGCGGGCATTTAACTTCTTCCTTAAGCAGCCGTGGATGCGGGAATTCAGTAAAAACCACATCGGCATGGTCGATCTGCCGTTGCTCTCATCGCCCAGTCTGC belongs to Candidatus Pantoea soli and includes:
- the ydiJ gene encoding D-2-hydroxyglutarate dehydrogenase YdiJ codes for the protein MIPQISQAPGLVQLVLTFLQALKEQGFTGDTATSYADRLSLSTDNSIYQLLPDAALFPRSTADVALIARLAGEARFKTLVFTPRGGGTGTNGQSLNQGIVVDMSRYMNRILEINTEQRWVRVEAGVVKDQLNAWLKPYGFFFSPELSTSNRATLGGMINTDASGQGSLVYGKTSDHVEGLRAVLLGGDILDTRAMPVGLAEQLAATPTPEGRIYREVIDRCRAQRDVILEKFPRLNRFLTGYDLRHVFSDDMQIFDLTRLLCGAEGTLAFITEARLDITPIPQVRRLVNIKYDSFDSALRNAPFMVEAQALSVETVDSKVLNLAREDIVWHSVKELIADVPDKEMQGLNIVEFAGDNAALIEQQVSALCSRLDELMAQQQGGVIGYQLCNDLAGIERIYNMRKKAVGLLGNAKGRAKPIPFVEDTAVPPEQLADYIVAFRALLDSHGLSYGMFGHVDAGVLHVRPALDMCDPQQEMLMKTLSDEVVALTARYGGLLWGEHGKGFRAQYSPDFFGETLFTELRRIKAAFDPDNRMNPGKICTPLGSNEPMMQVDAVKRGTWDRQIPLTVRNDWRGAMECNGNGLCFNFDARSPMCPSMKITRNRIHSPKGRATLTREWLRLLAEQGVDPSQLENALPEQRASLRTLISRTRNSWHARQGEYDFSHEVKEAMSGCLACKACSTQCPIKIDVPDFRARFLQLYHTRYLRPVSDHLVAAVESYAPLMARAPRAFNFFLKQPWMREFSKNHIGMVDLPLLSSPSLRQQLSGHAAMSLTLEQLEALDSAQRERCVLVVQDPFTSYYEAQLVTDFIRLIEKLGYRPVLLPFSPNGKAQHVKGFLQRFARTARKTADMLNRVARLGMPLVGVDPATVLCYRDEYQQVLGEQRGDFKVLLVHEWLQQVLADRPVEIASGEAWYLFAHCTEVTALPATPAQWQTIFARFGAKLENINVGCCGMAGTYGHERQNLENSLGIYALSWHPQMQKLPRQRCLATGFSCRSQVKRAEGNGMRHPLQALLELM